A segment of the Siphonobacter curvatus genome:
CCCGTGATTTGCCCCGTCTGGGCAAATCCACTGAAACCAAGAAGAAGAAAAATGAGTGTGTATAGTGATCTCACAGATATGAATTGTTTGGGGAGAAAAAACTCGCCACAAATCTATACCTATTTAGACCAATTAAAAACAAGAATGATTATTTAATTTATACGACTACTTTTTCATGAGGCCTTTTCCTTGTTTAACCAGCGAATCGATCAGGCCATTGATTTCGGGTGAAATGCGTAAGCCCACCACCATCGATGCAAAAACAACCGTTGTTACAATGCCCCGCAGCACCATATTCACAATCCGGGTGCCGACCGTAGTCCCAAAATCAGGAATGGCGAGGGTGATTAAGTACGCCACAAGTCCGATTCCAATGGCTCCGAGGGTTTGCTGCGTGAAAGGCAGAATTTTAAATTTCCAGTACACAAATCCGGCCCGCAAGGCACTGTAAAACAAAATCGTGATCGTAGTTGCCATGGCTGATCCGTCGATTCCGTACTTCGGTACCAGCCATTGGTTGGTGAGAATCGTCAGTACGCCCAGCACCAGTACAAAGGCTGTTGATACGCGGTAGTACTGCGAATACCCCATGATTTCACCACTCATACCGCCCGCCATATCCAGCAGTCGGGTCATCAGAAACAGAAAAACGACGTTTGTCCCCTGAGCGAAAACGGCTCCCTTGGGCATGATTCCGAACAGATCATCCAGGTTCGTCCAGATGCCCACGAACAGAAACATCCCCGCCAGTAGCTGGTGCAGAGCCACTTTCTGGTGCATGTTTTCGGTGGTTACGTAATCCTGCTGTCGAATGGACTGGGCCACCAATGGGATGGCAATTTGCGTAAGGGCTTTTTTGGGAATCTCGATGAGCGAGGCGATTAGTACGGCAATGGCAAATACCCCGGCGTAGTCCTGCCCCAGGTAATGGCTGATCATGGCCTGATCGATGTAATTACAAATCGTCGTTCCGATGGCTCCCAGAGCCGCAATGGAACCGAACCGCATCATTTCATTGAGGACGGGTCGTACCAGATCCCAAGAGATGCGATGGAGGTACAGCTTGCCCATCAGCCGTAGATACACCAGTAGTCCCAGACTGATCAGTCCGTACGACCAGACGTATAAACGAATAAACACCTCGAAATCAATCACTTTAAAACCGTACAGCAGGATCACCACCATATTGGCCAGCTTCAGTCCTACTTCCCGGAACAGAGCCGGAACTGCAATCCGTTGCAAATTGCGACAATATGCTTCCAGGATGCCCTGCAATAGATTAAAGCCCGTCAACCAGATCAGTAGCTGATAATAGCGAACCAGCTCCGGCGACTTTTCCTGAAAAAAATGGATAAACCAGCGGTGACCGCCCAGGTATACGACTACAAAGAGCAGGAAATACACCGCGGCATACCCGAGCAAAAACGTCAGGAACCCGTGGTGTTTCTCTTCATCGTTACGAAACCGGCTGAAATAGCGGTCCGCAATGGAAGGACCACCGAAGGTAAAAATGGCGTAAAACAACAGACTGAACGTAAGCAGCGAACGCGTAAGGCCCAGCTGACTTTCGCTCAGAAAATGCGTAGCGACAAAAAGCTGATTGATCGTTC
Coding sequences within it:
- a CDS encoding oligosaccharide flippase family protein — encoded protein: MGIVIRQSLKASAVTYAGVAVGTINQLFVATHFLSESQLGLTRSLLTFSLLFYAIFTFGGPSIADRYFSRFRNDEEKHHGFLTFLLGYAAVYFLLFVVVYLGGHRWFIHFFQEKSPELVRYYQLLIWLTGFNLLQGILEAYCRNLQRIAVPALFREVGLKLANMVVILLYGFKVIDFEVFIRLYVWSYGLISLGLLVYLRLMGKLYLHRISWDLVRPVLNEMMRFGSIAALGAIGTTICNYIDQAMISHYLGQDYAGVFAIAVLIASLIEIPKKALTQIAIPLVAQSIRQQDYVTTENMHQKVALHQLLAGMFLFVGIWTNLDDLFGIMPKGAVFAQGTNVVFLFLMTRLLDMAGGMSGEIMGYSQYYRVSTAFVLVLGVLTILTNQWLVPKYGIDGSAMATTITILFYSALRAGFVYWKFKILPFTQQTLGAIGIGLVAYLITLAIPDFGTTVGTRIVNMVLRGIVTTVVFASMVVGLRISPEINGLIDSLVKQGKGLMKK